A genomic segment from Nitrospira sp. MA-1 encodes:
- the cysK gene encoding cysteine synthase A has product MSAAYLRNITDGIGHTPLVRLNRLSPAGGATIYGKAEFYNPGGSVKDRICLNMIDEAENKGLLKPGGTIVEPTSGNTGIGLALVSAVRGYKLILVMPEGMSLERASLLSSYGAQLVLTPAREGMRGSIKEAESILEQNPEYFMPNQFSNPANPAIHRKTTALEIWEALEGKVDAFVAAVGTGGTITGCGELFKENNPSVKVIAVEPTGSPVLSGGEPGPHRIQGIGAGFVPKVLNRSLIDQIMTVTDEEAYQTTKQLARKEGLLVGISAGANIFAAQKVAEALGPNKNVVTILCDTGERYLSIEKYFNI; this is encoded by the coding sequence GTGAGTGCTGCATATCTTCGAAATATCACGGATGGCATTGGGCATACTCCGTTAGTGCGATTAAACCGGCTTTCGCCTGCAGGAGGAGCCACAATTTATGGGAAGGCGGAGTTTTACAATCCGGGCGGCAGCGTCAAGGATCGTATCTGCCTGAATATGATTGATGAAGCAGAGAACAAGGGTCTGCTCAAGCCTGGTGGCACCATTGTGGAACCGACCAGCGGCAATACCGGCATTGGATTAGCCCTGGTGTCTGCCGTTCGGGGCTATAAATTAATTCTGGTTATGCCGGAGGGGATGAGCCTGGAACGGGCCAGCCTGCTCTCCTCCTATGGCGCGCAGTTGGTGTTGACTCCCGCCCGAGAAGGGATGCGAGGATCGATTAAAGAAGCAGAAAGTATTTTGGAGCAAAATCCCGAATACTTCATGCCGAACCAGTTTTCTAACCCGGCTAATCCAGCAATTCATCGCAAGACAACGGCCTTGGAAATCTGGGAGGCCTTGGAGGGCAAGGTGGATGCATTCGTCGCTGCGGTAGGAACCGGCGGAACGATTACCGGATGCGGAGAACTGTTTAAAGAAAACAATCCTTCGGTCAAGGTGATTGCGGTAGAACCAACCGGTTCCCCCGTATTATCGGGAGGAGAACCCGGGCCGCACAGGATTCAAGGGATCGGCGCGGGCTTCGTTCCTAAAGTTCTGAATCGGTCCCTCATCGATCAAATTATGACCGTGACGGATGAAGAGGCTTACCAAACCACGAAGCAACTTGCCAGGAAGGAAGGGCTCCTGGTTGGAATATCTGCAGGGGCAAATATATTTGCCGCTCAAAAGGTCGCCGAAGCCTTAGGCCCGAATAAGAATGTCGTCACCATTCTCTGCGATACAGGCGAACGCTATCTGAGCATTGAGAAATATTTTAATATTTAG
- the thiS gene encoding sulfur carrier protein ThiS has translation MQLTINGKPETLEVSTVLDVLKTKDIDPQLVAVELNTQMVDQEQLGTTSLKDGDKLEFLFFMGGGA, from the coding sequence ATGCAATTGACGATCAATGGTAAACCCGAAACCCTGGAGGTTTCTACGGTGCTAGACGTCTTGAAAACCAAAGATATTGACCCGCAACTCGTTGCTGTGGAACTGAATACGCAGATGGTTGATCAAGAGCAATTGGGAACGACTTCTCTTAAGGATGGCGATAAACTCGAATTTTTATTTTTCATGGGCGGTGGCGCGTGA
- the moeB gene encoding molybdopterin-synthase adenylyltransferase MoeB — protein sequence MSFTEDQITRYSRHILLPEVGGKGQKKLSQAKVFIVGAGGLGSPVAYYLAAAGIGTIGLIDSDVVDLSNLQRQILHHTPDVGRSKVVSAKEKIQAVNPDVQVNIHEERMTSRNARELISQYDVVIDGVDNFPAKFLINDACYLENKPLVHGGILRFEGRVFTIIPNQSACYRCVFKNPPPAGVVPTCQEAGIIGVVAGLIGTIQATEAIKLILNIGTPLTNRILDFDARTTAFREIRVKRNPSCALCGPNPSLTELIDYEQEACQLQPSATTLTNG from the coding sequence ATGAGTTTCACAGAAGACCAAATTACTCGATATAGCCGTCACATCTTACTGCCGGAGGTGGGCGGTAAAGGCCAGAAAAAGCTGTCACAAGCGAAAGTCTTTATTGTCGGCGCGGGAGGCTTGGGCTCCCCGGTGGCCTATTATCTTGCGGCAGCCGGCATTGGCACCATTGGATTGATTGATAGTGATGTGGTTGACCTCTCCAACCTTCAACGACAAATCCTTCACCATACCCCTGATGTGGGACGGTCTAAGGTCGTTTCGGCCAAAGAAAAAATTCAGGCGGTAAACCCTGATGTCCAGGTCAACATCCACGAAGAACGAATGACTTCTCGCAATGCTCGAGAATTAATTAGCCAATATGATGTCGTCATTGATGGGGTCGACAACTTCCCCGCAAAATTTTTGATTAATGATGCCTGTTACCTGGAGAACAAACCTCTTGTGCATGGAGGAATTCTCCGGTTTGAAGGACGAGTCTTCACCATTATTCCAAATCAATCCGCCTGTTATCGTTGTGTGTTCAAAAATCCCCCGCCAGCAGGAGTTGTCCCTACTTGTCAGGAAGCCGGGATCATCGGGGTGGTTGCCGGACTCATTGGAACGATTCAGGCTACAGAAGCCATTAAACTCATCCTCAACATTGGAACGCCTTTAACGAACCGTATTCTGGATTTTGACGCACGCACCACTGCGTTTCGGGAAATTCGCGTCAAACGGAATCCCTCATGTGCGCTTTGCGGCCCAAATCCTTCGTTGACGGAACTTATCGACTATGAACAGGAAGCGTGCCAACTTCAACCATCGGCTACAACGCTAACCAACGGATAA
- a CDS encoding MoaD/ThiS family protein, whose amino-acid sequence MIKVRIPTPLRPMTGGKSEVEIAGNTVSEIIDNLGSAHPGIKERVYDEQGEVRRFINIYVNEEDIRFLTGKDTPLKDGDEVSIIPAIAGGA is encoded by the coding sequence ATGATTAAGGTCAGAATCCCCACTCCCTTACGCCCCATGACCGGGGGAAAAAGTGAAGTGGAAATAGCGGGGAACACGGTGTCGGAAATAATTGACAACCTGGGCTCTGCCCATCCCGGCATTAAGGAACGCGTCTATGATGAACAGGGAGAGGTTCGCCGATTCATCAATATCTATGTTAATGAGGAAGATATTCGGTTTTTAACCGGCAAAGACACCCCACTGAAAGACGGAGATGAAGTCTCCATCATTCCCGCAATCGCAGGAGGTGCATGA
- the thrC gene encoding threonine synthase — translation MKKMLALVCRECGKEYPTQDIHVCELCFGPLEVKYDYAVIKQVMTREKITSGPRSLWRYVDLLPVEGTNFIGLHAGFTPLVHAKNLGAFLGLDNLYIKNDCVNHPTLSFKDRVVAIALTRARELGFETVACASTGNLANSVSAHAASAGMKCYVFIPGDLEAAKVLGNLIYRPNVVEIEGNYDDVNRLCSEIAGERHWAFVNINIRPYYAEGSKTLAFETVEQLGWRAPDQVVVPMASGSLLTKIWKGLKEFEKLGLVDSVNTKVNGAQAEGCSPIATAFREGRDFFKPVKPHTIAKSLAIGNPADGYYALKTAAESQGAMDAVTDDEIVEGIKLLAQTEGIFAETAGGVTIGVLRKLVKQGRIQKNDVTVAYITGNGLKTQEAVVDSVGRPFRIPPSLSHFIKTFAIEESA, via the coding sequence ATGAAAAAAATGCTAGCTCTAGTGTGTCGGGAGTGCGGGAAAGAATATCCTACGCAGGATATTCATGTATGCGAATTATGCTTTGGCCCACTGGAAGTCAAATACGATTATGCCGTCATCAAACAGGTCATGACGCGTGAAAAAATTACATCCGGTCCTCGCAGCCTTTGGCGATATGTGGATCTTCTCCCCGTGGAAGGCACCAATTTCATCGGTCTTCATGCCGGATTTACCCCGCTGGTTCATGCCAAAAATCTGGGGGCCTTCCTCGGACTGGACAACCTGTACATTAAAAATGATTGCGTCAATCATCCGACATTGTCGTTTAAGGATCGCGTGGTGGCCATCGCCTTAACTCGGGCCAGGGAACTGGGATTTGAAACCGTTGCCTGTGCCTCAACCGGCAATCTGGCAAATTCGGTATCGGCCCATGCAGCTTCGGCAGGAATGAAATGCTATGTGTTCATTCCCGGAGACCTGGAAGCGGCGAAGGTGTTGGGCAATCTGATTTATCGTCCGAATGTCGTGGAAATTGAAGGAAATTATGATGATGTCAATCGACTCTGCAGCGAAATCGCGGGAGAACGTCACTGGGCTTTCGTCAACATCAATATCCGCCCCTATTATGCTGAAGGCTCGAAAACGTTGGCCTTTGAAACTGTCGAGCAATTAGGTTGGCGGGCTCCTGATCAAGTCGTGGTGCCCATGGCATCCGGATCATTGCTGACAAAAATTTGGAAAGGCCTCAAAGAATTTGAAAAGTTGGGCTTGGTCGATTCAGTGAACACGAAAGTGAACGGGGCGCAAGCAGAAGGCTGCTCTCCCATTGCCACGGCATTTCGAGAGGGCCGTGATTTCTTTAAACCGGTGAAACCCCACACCATTGCCAAATCGCTGGCCATTGGCAATCCGGCGGATGGGTACTACGCATTAAAAACCGCTGCGGAAAGCCAAGGGGCCATGGACGCCGTCACCGATGATGAAATAGTCGAAGGCATTAAGCTTCTGGCTCAAACGGAAGGGATTTTTGCTGAAACCGCGGGGGGGGTCACCATTGGGGTCCTTCGCAAATTAGTGAAACAAGGGCGCATTCAAAAAAATGATGTGACCGTGGCCTATATTACCGGGAACGGACTGAAAACTCAGGAAGCGGTCGTCGATTCCGTCGGACGCCCCTTCCGCATCCCACCCAGTCTCAGTCACTTTATCAAGACTTTTGCCATAGAGGAGTCAGCATGA
- a CDS encoding NAD-dependent deacylase has product MSNGMTILDVRDRITMARSVTVLTGAGISADSGVPTFRGPEGLWKNFRPEELASPEAFARDPKLVWEWYNWRRELVATKHPNAAHETLVELERRIKHFWLITQNVDGLHALAGSQRLSEIHGNIWKVRCTQCNRISSNRDLPLVYPPTCTDCSGLLRPHIVWFGESLDQEDLNRSYQALRTCDILLIIGTSGVVYPAASFAPVAKDGGALVVELNLDPTPNSSVVDVSFQGRAKDLVPLLRQVT; this is encoded by the coding sequence ATGTCTAATGGAATGACAATTCTTGATGTGCGTGACCGGATAACCATGGCCCGTTCGGTCACGGTTCTTACCGGTGCGGGAATTTCCGCAGATAGCGGCGTGCCGACGTTTCGAGGCCCCGAAGGCTTGTGGAAAAATTTCCGTCCTGAAGAACTGGCTTCACCGGAGGCCTTTGCCCGGGACCCCAAACTTGTTTGGGAATGGTATAACTGGCGACGGGAATTGGTCGCAACCAAACACCCGAATGCGGCACATGAAACTCTCGTTGAACTTGAACGACGAATTAAACACTTCTGGCTCATTACGCAAAACGTCGATGGGCTTCATGCCCTGGCCGGCTCGCAACGTCTTTCGGAAATCCATGGCAATATCTGGAAAGTGCGTTGTACACAATGCAACCGGATTTCGTCTAACCGCGATCTGCCTCTGGTCTATCCACCAACCTGCACGGATTGTTCGGGGTTGTTGCGCCCCCATATTGTGTGGTTTGGAGAGTCATTGGATCAGGAAGATTTGAATCGCAGTTATCAGGCATTGCGAACTTGTGATATTCTTCTCATTATTGGGACCTCAGGCGTGGTCTATCCGGCAGCCTCTTTTGCTCCCGTTGCCAAAGATGGTGGCGCCCTGGTGGTCGAATTAAATTTGGATCCGACGCCCAATTCCTCCGTGGTGGACGTGTCCTTTCAGGGCCGTGCCAAAGATCTGGTGCCGCTCTTGCGACAAGTCACCTAA
- a CDS encoding DEAD/DEAH box helicase has product MKHDTSNPLTAPTMKGFSPGFAALGLEAALLTTLEALGYEEPTPIQREAIPPLLAGKDLLGRAATGTGKTAAFTLPLLQRLAHSPKQPNPSALILVPTRELAIQVCEAVQRYGKQQHIAILAVYGGQAIRPQLIALKRGVDIVVATPGRALDHIRRKTLQLKDLQIVVLDEADEMLNMGFAEDLDAILKQTPPTRQTALFSATMPPRIASIARQHLRNPIEIQIIKEPVKAGVAPRVHQTAYLVARPHKVAALARILDMSGPKSALVFCRTRLEVDELTSMLNSRGYRGEGLHGGMNQAQRDRVMQSFRAGKTELLVATDVAARGLDIPHVSHVVNYDVPSSPEAYVHRIGRTGRAGRAGEAITLVESRERWLLQNIERLTKSKVDMGTLPTVADLQTKRLEQIGVSIQDILKANDFEQFRVVVNTLTEKFDQADVAAAAIQLAYGSKTGDRVEEDIPAIRDRASDTTQTSRRPRRGPSDYPDAPRVLRGGAGGGRPVGRRDRHSQSTSMATLHVNAGRMAGVRTGDLVGAIANEAGISSNVIGPIKVSDQFSLVKVPEEHVHGIIKALGRTRIKGQKVTIRLYKE; this is encoded by the coding sequence AGCCATTCCACCGCTTTTGGCCGGAAAGGACCTCCTGGGGCGTGCCGCAACCGGAACTGGAAAAACCGCTGCATTCACCCTTCCCCTCCTCCAGCGCCTGGCCCATTCACCCAAGCAACCGAACCCATCCGCCCTTATTCTCGTGCCCACACGCGAATTGGCTATACAAGTCTGCGAAGCTGTTCAGCGTTACGGGAAACAACAGCACATCGCCATCCTCGCCGTCTATGGCGGACAGGCCATCCGCCCACAGCTTATCGCGTTGAAACGCGGGGTCGATATCGTCGTGGCCACTCCAGGACGGGCACTGGATCATATCCGACGCAAAACCCTTCAGCTCAAGGACCTTCAGATTGTGGTGCTGGATGAGGCCGATGAAATGCTCAATATGGGTTTCGCCGAAGATCTGGATGCCATTCTGAAACAAACGCCACCAACCAGGCAGACGGCACTGTTTTCAGCGACCATGCCTCCACGGATTGCCTCCATCGCACGCCAGCATTTACGCAATCCCATTGAGATTCAGATCATAAAGGAACCGGTCAAGGCCGGGGTGGCCCCTCGGGTGCATCAGACCGCCTACCTCGTGGCGAGACCTCACAAAGTGGCTGCGCTGGCCAGAATCCTGGATATGTCCGGTCCAAAATCCGCACTGGTCTTTTGCCGAACACGCTTGGAGGTGGATGAGTTGACCTCTATGCTCAACAGCCGGGGGTATCGGGGAGAAGGCCTGCATGGCGGTATGAACCAGGCTCAACGCGATCGCGTGATGCAATCCTTCCGCGCCGGGAAAACGGAATTGCTTGTCGCCACAGACGTGGCGGCCCGAGGGCTGGATATTCCTCACGTATCGCACGTGGTGAATTACGATGTTCCGTCCTCTCCTGAAGCCTACGTTCATCGTATCGGGCGAACCGGACGCGCCGGACGCGCCGGTGAAGCCATTACACTCGTGGAATCACGCGAACGCTGGCTGCTGCAAAACATTGAGCGCCTGACCAAATCAAAAGTCGACATGGGAACACTCCCGACTGTGGCCGACCTTCAAACTAAGCGGCTGGAACAGATTGGTGTGTCCATTCAAGACATTCTCAAGGCCAACGACTTTGAACAATTCCGGGTTGTGGTCAACACCCTCACCGAAAAATTTGACCAGGCGGATGTCGCCGCTGCCGCGATTCAATTGGCCTACGGATCAAAGACGGGCGATCGAGTTGAAGAAGACATTCCTGCGATACGGGACCGGGCATCTGACACAACCCAGACGTCCAGACGGCCAAGGCGGGGTCCATCGGATTACCCGGATGCTCCTAGAGTTCTCAGAGGCGGAGCTGGTGGTGGCAGACCGGTCGGCAGACGGGACCGTCACAGTCAATCCACAAGTATGGCGACCTTGCACGTAAACGCCGGTCGAATGGCAGGAGTGCGGACAGGAGATCTGGTCGGTGCCATTGCCAACGAGGCCGGGATCAGTTCGAATGTGATTGGCCCCATCAAAGTCTCCGATCAATTCTCTCTGGTTAAAGTGCCGGAAGAGCATGTCCATGGCATCATCAAGGCTCTTGGCCGGACCAGAATTAAAGGGCAAAAAGTCACCATCCGCCTCTATAAGGAATAA